Proteins found in one Melioribacteraceae bacterium 4301-Me genomic segment:
- the lepB gene encoding signal peptidase I: MTNNIKTNQETKKKLPKTPKQKTIEFIKNLFFAAIAAFLLKTFVIETSRVPTGSMERTILVGDFLFVNKFIYGSSSPRNIPFTNIQIPYFQLPAIREPKRGDIVVFEYPGDRDQLHSSEIMNYVKRCIALPGDTLEIRNKVVFINGKEAPIPPNIQYLNSFIYPKDMVDPKIFPAGSGWNQDNYGPLIIPKKGEYIRLSPDNIEKYRAIINRDYNRYVVTTDGDKVYIDGKVAQYYQIKQDYYFMMGDNRDDSADSRFWGFVPRDKIIGEALMIYWSWDPSIPFSDFFRLLASVRIGRIAKLVH, from the coding sequence ATGACTAACAACATCAAAACTAATCAAGAAACTAAAAAGAAACTTCCCAAAACACCTAAACAAAAGACAATTGAATTCATCAAAAACTTATTTTTTGCAGCCATAGCAGCTTTTCTGTTAAAAACATTTGTAATAGAAACATCGAGAGTACCAACTGGTTCGATGGAAAGAACAATTTTGGTCGGGGATTTCTTATTTGTTAACAAATTTATTTATGGCTCATCATCACCGCGTAACATACCATTTACAAATATACAAATCCCTTATTTTCAACTGCCGGCAATCCGTGAACCTAAAAGAGGAGATATTGTTGTTTTTGAATACCCTGGCGATAGAGATCAATTGCATTCATCAGAAATAATGAATTACGTAAAAAGATGTATTGCTTTACCAGGCGATACTTTAGAGATAAGAAATAAAGTAGTTTTTATTAATGGCAAAGAAGCGCCAATACCTCCAAATATTCAATATCTAAACTCATTTATTTATCCTAAGGATATGGTTGATCCGAAAATATTTCCTGCCGGCAGCGGTTGGAACCAGGATAATTACGGACCTTTAATTATTCCTAAAAAGGGTGAATATATTAGACTTTCCCCTGATAATATAGAAAAGTATAGAGCAATAATTAACAGGGATTACAATCGTTATGTAGTTACCACCGACGGCGATAAAGTTTATATCGATGGTAAAGTAGCTCAGTATTACCAGATTAAACAAGATTATTATTTTATGATGGGCGATAACAGAGATGATAGTGCTGATAGTAGATTTTGGGGATTCGTTCCACGCGACAAAATAATTGGTGAAGCCCTTATGATTTATTGGTCATGGGACCCTTCAATTCCTTTTTCAGACTTTTTTAGATTGCTCGCTTCAGTTAGGATTGGAAGAATTGCAAAATTAGTGCATTAA